In Anaerolineae bacterium, a genomic segment contains:
- a CDS encoding J domain-containing protein: MQEQLTHLRAELAQIHHELIEAEAELADRLAEVNAFEFEFEARVGYLFDTLEALEKEIQWYTERMQTLRSKQVFGQAHVPVDVQYRRAWQAPPPTAPTPPPQPLNAAGEAEIKRLYRQLARRFHPDLAVDEADRTRRTEKMAAVNNAYAARSLVELVALAAGPDTTLGPAPDQTETQLIQALQAELHRCQSRRRQIQKELRNVRFRPSVELSIEVKMARRQGRDLLAEMAADLKQKIARQTAERDMLKAQFDQLGPEQGFIRIER, from the coding sequence ATGCAAGAACAATTAACCCATTTGCGGGCGGAATTAGCCCAGATACATCATGAACTCATCGAAGCCGAGGCAGAATTGGCCGACCGGCTGGCCGAAGTGAACGCCTTTGAGTTTGAATTTGAGGCCAGGGTGGGTTATTTATTTGATACCCTGGAAGCGCTGGAAAAAGAAATCCAGTGGTACACCGAGCGCATGCAAACTCTGCGCAGTAAGCAGGTTTTTGGCCAGGCTCACGTTCCGGTTGACGTGCAGTACCGGCGCGCCTGGCAAGCCCCGCCGCCAACCGCGCCCACGCCGCCGCCCCAACCCCTCAATGCGGCCGGCGAGGCGGAGATCAAACGATTGTACCGCCAATTGGCCCGCCGGTTTCATCCCGACCTGGCCGTAGATGAAGCCGATCGGACCCGGCGCACCGAAAAGATGGCGGCCGTTAATAACGCCTACGCCGCCCGCAGCCTGGTTGAATTGGTAGCCCTGGCCGCCGGGCCGGACACAACCCTTGGCCCCGCCCCAGACCAGACAGAGACGCAGTTGATCCAGGCCCTGCAAGCCGAGTTGCATCGCTGCCAAAGCCGTCGGCGTCAAATTCAGAAGGAATTACGTAATGTGCGGTTTCGGCCCAGCGTGGAATTGAGCATTGAGGTTAAAATGGCCCGCCGCCAGGGACGCGATTTATTGGCCGAGATGGCCGCCGACCTGAAACAAAAAATTGCCCGCCAAACCGCCGAGCGAGATATGCTCAAAGCCCAATTTGACCAGTTAGGACCGGAACAGGGCTTTATTAGAATTGAGCGTTGA